taagtttggttatgtgctttaaaattaacgtttttatagttctttcgcatataggtgaatcctatcccgaggacgagcgtggtcactcacggcaggggggttacgacccttccacttactagtgagtgggcttttggttttctgtatatacctatatacttatatttttcccagaaagtgatttaaaacgtttatTCATTATATGCCATATATTATATTGCCGCTTGATATGCATGGTTAgttgcatttatatatgtgtatgtattggtggtgcggacgcacaggtaagtgtcaggtaagtataattcatgtttacattcagtagtgatttgagatacatagagagctcataacctgcacccccggtgttagtgctcccgcccagagttgggcacaatccttcacgtgatgttcacctcccacaccacacgctcagcttggatcttagttaggtgcacagtcctgtcgtacataccactctaggtggttccgactcgtaggtgacccgcgattattcgctcagccttcacgtgatcgtagcacttgagcgtatatatatatatattacacccaggcttgtcgtatagaacactttaggtggttccgactcgtgtgcaggtccagTTAGtaagattgagatttgagctctagattcagccgtacaggtcacgttaggtgactccggctgacagattatatgatattgatgcgatattacctgagcacttgcatttcattttgaggttttggcatagcatattcttgagcatgacaTATATAgttgtatattctattttctaggaagtatacaggttttacagcgaggggttagaactatttattaaatggttttcgaaaagctttgtttttgcccactcacgcttttgttttgcgctcctctaggttctagttggctagcacgtttggtggcttccctgaggatttccccggcatatctgacagaccaccaccagtgtaggaccacctacGGGTGAACTGTTGTCGCGTCGTTTTCTCCTGGACTGCATTAGGCTttcatgctctgaacttagtgtcgcacttacgcttgcacttgtttattattactttatgtaaaactagttcttatttattcgtattactatttctactattattttattagtttccgcactgtgcacatggttacgtcacttccatgTGACGGCTAGCATGCCCTggtctcgatcggggtgtgtcatttggatcgttgatattatattcagagttttactgttagtgaaaatattggtTGATGTTTATAAATTTTCTGCAAACTATAcgacatcgactcatatttcagttaaccgtaaatatTGAAACATATCAAAGATttgaaccgttcatcttcttacatccaccaaatgatcatgttttcaaaaaagaaaattttaaatatgaaattcgataagaagaataaagcgtaaatgacaatcaacggttaaatataaatttaaggtttatcgataatgatgaatcacgagcgtttatatattcttttacatttttcatacttgtatgtatttcttcttagttcttgcctatacaaatattatactactttattttaattttggacaacaacatgctaagtaaaatttatcctagtaatgataataaggaactctcataataaaaataaataatgactaaaacttttttttttaacttatatagaataataatacaaactatatattaaatatagaatatattgtatatattaatatggctattgtattttataatagaTCTTTtcgtaattaaactttaaaattatcaaaataatttttttcttaacaagtcgaaacgggttacccacgtgtatacctaTTAAGTTCTTAACAGgtcacccgataatgacccgattagttaccGTGTTGACCTGAAATCCATTATTTCGTATCCTGTCAGAAACTGCTGGGTCTAATGTATAAGAGAAGAATAGGAGACCTTTTTCAATCcccatttccatttttttttttaatgcattgATACTTTTACACTAAAAGAAGAAGGAGTTCGGCTAAAGTACACAATGAGTAATCtaaattggtatcaaatttgtcatccacgagattcgaacctaagacatttCACTTCCTAATGAACAGGAATACCACcggaccgtagtactaagtgaagaagaacctaaaacctctcactttcaagtgaagatgaatatttgACAAAGTCTCATAAGATGGCATGTACTACACACAAATACAATTGTTTTCAGTTACAAAAAAAGAGCTTAATTAGTAAGCTTAACAATgaaagttcaaagaaattgttGATTGCACATACAAGTCGAAGGCCGCTTGCGTTATTATTATCCAAGAAGAAAGGACACGTACACTCTATCTGTATATAAAGATTAATTAAAGGTAAAATCCATGTACACCAGAATCTCCGTAAGCTCATCTTCTCTCTTCGATCTGTATTTCCCCGtccattattttttgtttcttttttctcttttgtttataaattgCGTATTTGCAACGAGAATATTAGAAGAGATGATGGAGTTTGAGCTTCAAGGAAATCAAActacataaattaacaaacgGGAATCAGTTTCTATAGGTTTAAACAGATTGAAAACTTTTAgttcatttaaattaattaatttccttcAAGGAAGTAAAATATGATTAAGTCATTGTACCAAAATAAGTAAGGAGAAATATGTACAATTCAAGCTTTTGAGTTAGCCTAAGTGGTGATGGAAGCAGGGCCGGTCCTGAGTTTTCTGGGGTCTGGAGAAAACTCTCAAAATGTGCCTTTTTTAATACAataacatatattaaaataaatatttaaagaggGTTGGAATCTAATCAAAGCTGAGATACTAAGCCCTCATGTTCATATTATAttacttgaaagaaaaaaacataccAGGGGCCATAGTACCTAAGACGACCATCAAAAGCAAAATCATATACAATCACTCCAAGTAAAACTCTTTCTTGAAATTTCAACCTTTAAGAAATCGTCTTCTTACATTTTTTGAAGTAAAATTGTCAATTATATTATCATAATTCAAGTCTTCAACCTAATCTTTTTCGATGCATAAAATTGCTAATCTATTTAGCCTATCTTGAGTCATATTGGTCGGCAAGTaagattttaataattttagttttgaaattttttcagtttcaaattttcatttaaaactCCGTATTGTTATTCTAGCAACAAAAAGAACTTTTGGACAACTTCCTGGAACAAGAGTAATATCCAAACTCCATATTGTTATCAGATAAGCTTTCATCATTTCTATATGAGGTGCTGTAGCCCATCTCGTCAAATTCCTGCAAAAGATCAACcgtaatttaaaattaatgatttGCAATCAACATCCAAAAGCATgcaaggtttttatttttattttttttgacaaGAAACAATAGTGTGGTATTTCATTAATCAACACAAACAAGTATAAGGGTGCCATTGGGTACATAGCTCCAATGACCAATAAATTGATCTGGAGTGAACTTACACAATTAGACAAATAAGAGTAAACCTCTAGTAGGCTATCATAAGCACAAAAAACAATTGCCAAGCGCACAATTGCCACCAGTATAGATCTATCACAATAAACGATAGACGCAACAAAGAATTAGAGGCAGCCACATTGGTCATAGCTGAATAGTGAGGCCACATAAAGTCATCACAGTAGAGCGAGACAACATCAAGTCACCGTTGGCAGACGAGACTACATAATCATCACACAAAGGCGAAGACCAATCTAGCCAAAACAACAACGCCACCACGATGCACGTAAGGCAAGTGAAACATAACTACACTACTTCGAGAAGGGATTCGATGGTCAACTCATCACAGTAGGGGACGAGGCACTTAGGCCAAGGGCACCTACAAATTCACTGGACAACAAGATACCGGTCTCCACACATCGAACACCATAAGAACTAGCCGTAGTAAGCAGCAGAGCCGCACAAGCTGAGACGTACAAGACGAGTTGCCAGATCAAGCCGAAACGCACAAGCCAAGCCACCAAATTTGAGTACACGTGTCAGTGCAACCACAAAAACTAGGCGAGGAAGGTGACACCACCTTAGAAACGAGCTAACGATGGTGGATCTAACCCACCTGCAGCCACGAATCCAGCCCACACTAAGAAATCGAGCACCAAATCAAAGAAGAAATCTTGAAAAGGCATGGACCGAATTAAAGTATAAGACTTAAAATCCTTGGAAACTTGCTCACAAAATGGTGGGAGAGAAGCACGAGAGGGGATATAAGGTAAGTAAAGGCCAGGAATGAGTGGTTGGCGAGAGGCCAGGGGGAGAGAAGGACGTGGATGGCGAAGGGGGAGAAGGCTGGGATGGGGGAAAAAAGGAAAGAGGAAGGGAGGATGGGCtaggaggagaaagagagaagttTCCACCAACCCCAGCCATAGCTAGAGGATGGCGGCTAGGGTTTTGGTGAGAGAGATAGAGCTTTTGGAGAGAATGAGATATTTAAGAGTAGTCGCTAGAGTTTGATGATGTAAGGTTTATGAGTCATATAGAACCAAAGGAATACATAATatgtaaaacaaaatataatatcACCTTGGATTTTGTTTTCGCAAATAGGGTCAAGCAAGGATTCAAATCCTTCAGGAAATCTGGTTAACAGGGCTGGCTGGATCACCAAAGCTGAACTCTTgcttgagaaaaaaaattaattgagcGTGTGGAGTGTGGGGAGTGTGGGGGTTATTATAGAAAAGTAAGtgggggtgtattaagataaattttgattgaaagcAAATGTGGGATGCATTGAGTGTGTAAGATGTATTTAACAATATGTGGGGTGTTAACATAAGAATTCTTCCTTCAAAAGAGGGCGTGGGTTCAAATCCCACTTCTGACAtttaccacttagtactacgatctagtgatattcctcttcacttgtaagtgagaggtcttaggttcgattctcaccgaaggtgaatttgaaccacattattgctagtccattgtgaggttaagtccACTCCCTCatttttagtatagataatatcatttgttcaaatttaaaataaaaaataaaaataaaaaataaaaaataaaaataaaaccatcCACTCCCTCatttttagtatagataatatcatttgttcaaatttaaaataaaaaataaaaataaaaaataaaaaataaaaataaaaccataACAAACCTTCAAATAATAACATAGACAAAAGCCAAATGAcactgttaaaaaaataaaaaagaaataagatttcaattaacaaggaaagaaaaataaaagggtaaattacaaaaaactacctcaactattggtctcacgacactatcatacctcatcttttaaaattgacaatgtcatacctcatcttacgaatttggtccaatgtcagacctccgtcaattttctgttaatttctctaTTAAGTGCTAACGTGGCTAAAAACGGggcccactcactaatccaactagattaaaaattaattaaatattaaaaaattaaaaataaaaatatttttatataaaattgtgggaTCCACCCTCTCTCGcccctctctctcatctctttctctctcttgccttctctcttctctctctctgagcACCTGTATCCCCAAAATCCCAGAACCCCCTCCCTTTTTTCCCTCTGCAATTCTCCCCCGCAGCCCTCAACAACATTCACCCCCAACCCCCATATTTTCCCGTCCTCTACCTTTGTCCCTCTTTCTGTTCCAGAACTCCCTCCATTTCGAAGATCTTCgacccaaaccctaaccctaattccccAATTTCAAACAGAAACCCCCACTCTCATACTCTCTGTCTCTCCCAAGTCCTCCATTTTCTTCAACCCCTTCGAAAGGTGGTTCCATAAACCCCCTAAACCCCTTCCTGCCCATCAACTTCCTCTCCCTCACCGACTCATTTTTCCACTGCCCAATCCCTTCCCAATTTTCTCCTCCCTCAGCCTTTCTAACCTCTTCAACGGCCCCCCGAAACCTGACCCGAAAAACCCATCCGAACCCGAGCAGGAAAAGCCCGGACACTATACCCAGATGCTGGAGTGGTTCTTCTGGGAATGCGAGAACGACCCGGATTACAGGCACACCCTGGAAGTGGAGAAGATTCTGAACGAAGATTCAATTTTTGAAAAGAAGGAGAACCCAACTGAGGAGGAGCTTCGGGAGAACCAGAGGTTTTGAAGGAGTTCCGGGAGAGCCCGGTGGTGAAGTTTCTGGCTCAGGCAGAGACTTAGTGGGGACAGTAGATAAAAAGCAGAGAAAAAGAACAGACAGTGCGAGGATTGTGGGAGATTGGAGCCTTATTGGAGAGGTGGCGGTGCGTGGTGCTCGTAGAGTGACCCCGATGCAGGTTAGCAAATACGACCGTCGTATTGGATTCGCTGTGAGAGGGAAAAGGTTTCAGTTGAGTTTTTGGAGATGATGGTGAAAATACGAGACTGTCCTCCGAAGCAAAGGTGTGGGGGAAACTCCCTCAGGTGTAGACTCTGtatcgagagagagaggagataatTAGACTTTGAGATTTTGGGGATGCAGGTGCCCAGAGAGagtgagaagagagagaggcaagggagaggcgagagagagggtggatcccacaattttatataaataatgattttatttttaaattttttaatatttaattattaaaaatatttttaattaatttttaatccagttggattagtgagtgggtcCATCTCTAGGCACGTCAGCTCTTAAcaaagaaattaacagaaaaactgacggaggtcgacattggaccaaattcgtaagatgatgtatgacattgtcaattttaaaaaatgagatATGATAGTGTCGTGAAACCAATAATTGAAgtagttttttgtcatttatccaaaataaaagatttaaCCTAATTTATCCTGTTTGTTAACTCTAACAAAGGTGAAGATCTCCATTTGGTTCATTTTTGTCTAGCCAGGAAAGGTTTACTTGATGTGACTACAAATTATTTTACAATTATCACGCGCATAGTACTCGTATAGGAGAAGTATAGGAGACCTTTTTCAATCCCTGCTTCCATTTTAGAGCGAAAACTTTGGCATCTCTTACGATGGTATGTACTACACACGGTAGTttccggttataaaaaaggagCTTGCTTACTTTGCTTAACAATGAAAGTCCAAAGAAATTGCTTATTGCACATATACACGTCGAAGGTCGCGTCAATTATTATTATCCTAGAAAAAAGGCCGCGTCCACTCAATCTTTATATAAAGACTAATTAAGGGTAAAATCCATGTACACCAGATTCTCCGTAAGCTCTCTGCTTCTCTCTTCAGTAGTTCCCCGTTCattatttttcgtttttttttttttttttctctttgatttaTAAATTGTGTATTTGCAAAGAGAATATTAGAGGAGAGGATGGATTTTGAGCTTCAAGGAAAACCACATTCCAAAGGATCTGCAGGCTCTAGCGGATCGCATGTGATGAACATTCATGACGAGCCCAGGCACACCAGCTTTCTTAGCTTATCTAATTCTGTGGATTACAGTAGTTATTACAAGCTAAGGCCACCGGAGGTAATAGTGCTGTGGATCACAgtagttatttttcttttgcaaaATACTCAGAAACTTTGGCATGCTAGCGTTTGAATATATATGTGCGCTCAACTATCTTAGAAAGGTTGTTCAACGGGCTTGATTTTACGCGTAATCTTTTCGATGTGTGTGTATGCGGTTGATTAGGGTTGTGCTAGCCTACTAGGGTTGATTTGgtgattataagaaaaagtgcTTTATTGATATTATTGTGCAACTAATATGGAATCAAATTTTAGTGCTAGTCCAAGACTAGCCTCCTTATCTAACATTTTCTAATCAATTCCTTACTTCGGCTCTATGGAGAGGCAAACAAGGTTTTATTCTAATGCTTGCATACTTGTGCAAATTACATACGCTCAAAGCTAGATGAACACAGTCTCTAATACGTATGAATCCCACATACATTGATAGAGTCCACGAGGGTGCCAACTATTATGCTATTTTATCTGTACAATTAGTATTGTTAATAACATATATAAGAGCTGGGGTAATTCATCTCTGTCCAAACGTCTATAGGAGCCCAAGTACATTAGCAAGGACATTATATCCAGTTTGCAGAAACAAGTCGATGATAATGGCAAGCCAAGGCAGGACACAAAGGTAGTGATCAAGACTCAAAACTCATAACTATATATAGTTGACCGACATTTTCCCTTAAGCTATTTCTTACTATGTATATCTCTGATTATATAATTGACCTTTCActaaaattttccttttgtaGTCTACAAATTCAGAGAAGTGGATCTTGTTCTTCATCGCTAACCTTGGCATAGAGACCGCTTCAGCTGTTTTTGATCAGCTTTCCTCTTTAAGTCATGCCCACTTTGCACTCATTGGTATGCTGCTGGCTATGCTAGCCGTTCTCATTTGCATTTTGGAGCTGATTCTCAAAGGTAAAGAGGAAAGAGTTGAGTTAAGGGCGTGGGGAATGATATGGTGGTTATATCATCCATATCCTTCTACGAGGCTTTTTGGTAGTTTCCCAGACATTTGTGGACTAGGTCTTTCTGTCTCTCAGTGCATTTGCTCCGCGGTTCAGTACAATTACCTCCATCGGCATGCTAATAATCCTATCAAACTATCCATTTTCCCTttcatctttcttttatttttggctattcgaaggtgttgtaaataaaatttaggaaaggatagtgttattcacacactcttgttatttttttaccatcgatctttttcaatttattcgatctgACGGTCAAAAATTGAGAGAGATATGAGAAGCAAAAATgagtgttaatttttttttaccattgatatttttcaattcattcgatttaatagcaaaaaattgagagaaatgtataaaaacaaaaaatgaatgtGTTGATAGCACTATCCTTTacgaaaatatatatacaagaaTATCATCAACATTGTAATTGCATTACTTGTCAATGGAGTGCATGGGTGTCCGTGTATATAAATATTTTCCAAAAGATTACCTCCACAAACTTCTCCCTGAACAAGGAAACTGTTTCGCGCTAACCATCAATAGAGTTTTagattctcttttctttttttttctttttttttaaagggtgCAAATTTCATTACCAACAGATAACACATACAAACAAAGAGGCTCAGATACAAAAATTaagcacaaaaataaaacaggACCTCAAACTTAAAAAACAGTGCCCAAAATCAGCAAAGAGCCCAGTTCAAAAactaaacaaaccaaaaaacctAAGCAATTGACACCCCTGCCATCACCACAGTACCAGAGATCCACCACCACACTGCAAACCAAACAATGACCTATGAAGGAGAAAACACGTAGCTCTATCATCCTCGAACCAGCACCATATGATCCGCTACCACAAAACGAAAGATACCAATGGGGAAGCCAATGGGAAAACCATAAGCATCATTCCCAATAAAGACACAAAAGTAGAAGGAAGTGGTGTAAACACCCGAGCCGGAGCTCTACAAACCTTCCGGAAAATACGCGTCAAAGCATGGTTGGGAGATATAGTTGCAGATCGAGATTGGT
This genomic stretch from Pyrus communis chromosome 2, drPyrComm1.1, whole genome shotgun sequence harbors:
- the LOC137721277 gene encoding uncharacterized protein, translating into MDFELQGKPHSKGSAGSSGSHVMNIHDEPRHTSFLSLSNSVDYSSYYKLRPPEEPKYISKDIISSLQKQVDDNGKPRQDTKSTNSEKWILFFIANLGIETASAVFDQLSSLSHAHFALIGMLLAMLAVLICILELILKGKEERVELRAWGMIWWLYHPYPSTRLFGSFPDICGLGLSVSQCICSAVQYNYLHRHANNPIKLSIFPFIFLLFLAIRRCCK